TGGCCACGTCGCAACGCGTGATGCGGCCCTCCAGGTCGGCCACATAGACAAAGTCGCCGCCCACGGACCACACTACCGATGAAGCCCGTGCCGGCAGCTTGAACGTCGTGGCGGCCGAGTTGGCCTGCGCGTTCCAGTGGTACCATTCGATGCCGCGTAGGTCGTGCGTTCCTTCCGCGGGCTGCCGGTGCCGATCTAATAACTGCTTGAGGCGCGAGATGTCGCTGCGGTCCCACGCTTGTTGCATCGCCACGACATCGTTGACGTACTCTTGATTCAAACGCTCTTCGTTGGCCCGTTGCTTGGCCTCGGTCTCGGCCTTAGCGATGCCCGTTTGCCTGGCTTCCTCCGAGTGCGATCGGGCGAGCTCCGTCAGCGAGTAGGCAGCCCAGGCGGCGCTACTACAGAGCAGCACGAAAATCGTCGCCACTGATGCGGCCAGCAGAGGGTTTTTGCGCCGCCAACGAGCCACGCGCTCGGCAAACGTCGGAGGCCGTGAGCGGATTGGCAAGTCGGCGAGGTAGCGTTCCAATTCCTCGGACAAGTCGAGAGCCGTCGGTATCCGATCGCCCGGATTCTCCTCAAGGCACCTCAGGCAAATCGTGTCTAGATCGACAGGCACTAACGGATTGGCACGCACGCACGATTCGATCGGCCGTTTCAGTGGAGTCCAAGCCGAGTTGCTCGGTAACTTCGGCGCGTCGCCCGTGAGCAACCGATAGAGTGTCGCGCCCAGGGAATACACATCGCTCTTGAAACTGACTTCGTCCAAGCCGCCATTGACTTGTTCCGGGGCAGCATATCCTTGCGTGCCTAGTCCAGCGACATTGGTTTTTGTCAACTCGACACTGGCATCGAGCCGTTTCGCCAATCCAAAGTCCGTGACGTGTGGTTGGTCCGTTTGATCGAGCAAGATGTTCGCCGGCTTGATATCGCGATGCACAATCCCTTTTTTGTGTGCAAAGTGAATCGCGCGGGCGACCTGCGAGACGTATCGTGCTGCGTCGCGGACTGATATCGGAGTGGTCGAGGCGGCCCTTTCCAGGTCCATCCCCTTCACCAGTTGCATGGCGATGAACAAATGCCCGTTGTCCTCGCCGCACTCGTAGACCTTAACGATGTTCGGATAGTCTAACTGGGCGATGATGTCCGCTTCTTGCCGGAATCGTTGTCGGACGTCGTCGCTTACTTGTGTTACGTCGATCGCCTTGACGGCGACCTCGCGGTCGAGCGATTTCTGCGTGGCTAAATAGACGATTCCAAAACCGCCGCGTCCGATCACGTCTTTCAGAATAAAGTCGCCAAAGTAGCGTAGCACCGGAGGCGTCACGGGGGACAGGCGTCGACCGGTCGCCGGTGATCTGGCCTCTTCATTGCCTTTCAGGCTGGCGGTATAGGTACGGCGAATTCGTTTCAGGGCCTGCTCGAGTTCCGGCATCAAGTGCGGAAAATGCGCGATTATGTCGGAGTCGTATACCACGACGCCGCTGAACAGTTTGCGCCGACATTCGTCGGCGATAGCCTTGATTTGCTGCTGACGTTCTTGATCGTCCGGCGACGCACTCGTCATGTTTGCAATTCCAATTGCTCGGAAGCCTGCCTCACTCGAATTGCTGGGGCCTACGAAGGCCGGGGCACGCCCGATACGGGGCCCTGCCCCACGTAACTTGCCGGTCCGCTCTGCAGGCCCAGCACGGCATGGAGCAGAATCGGGCGGAATGTTCGGAGGAACTCACGTCCTCCTATAGAAGAGCGATGAGTTACCGATTTCGTGACGCAGTCCCTCGCGCGCCCGTTTGAGCAGCTGTTTGACTGCCTCGATGCTGCGGCCCATGCGCGACGCGACGTCCTCGACCGAAACACCTTCCTGGTGATGCCA
This genomic interval from Pirellulales bacterium contains the following:
- a CDS encoding serine/threonine-protein kinase, which codes for MTSASPDDQERQQQIKAIADECRRKLFSGVVVYDSDIIAHFPHLMPELEQALKRIRRTYTASLKGNEEARSPATGRRLSPVTPPVLRYFGDFILKDVIGRGGFGIVYLATQKSLDREVAVKAIDVTQVSDDVRQRFRQEADIIAQLDYPNIVKVYECGEDNGHLFIAMQLVKGMDLERAASTTPISVRDAARYVSQVARAIHFAHKKGIVHRDIKPANILLDQTDQPHVTDFGLAKRLDASVELTKTNVAGLGTQGYAAPEQVNGGLDEVSFKSDVYSLGATLYRLLTGDAPKLPSNSAWTPLKRPIESCVRANPLVPVDLDTICLRCLEENPGDRIPTALDLSEELERYLADLPIRSRPPTFAERVARWRRKNPLLAASVATIFVLLCSSAAWAAYSLTELARSHSEEARQTGIAKAETEAKQRANEERLNQEYVNDVVAMQQAWDRSDISRLKQLLDRHRQPAEGTHDLRGIEWYHWNAQANSAATTFKLPARASSVVWSVGGDFVYVADLEGRITRCDVATGEKKELLPTESKSFYLAVDPQGKRLAVVNARKMDEARELEFIDPASGQSMGKLTPGMMPLTAAAFSPDGKWVATSDVRGTILLYDAKSLEMRIDLTRNARSRRSIVDPRQLLDRHEDTVVDLVFSPDSHLVASSGDDGTCRLWGVPGGRSRGLITRINPGLLPSAGFNGDGTKLVTRGLPKVRDMGTRPSPGEISIWNVGSAVNLNNIVLADELTTPLESRSAVPNLRSSWRAEFVRDDHAVVAA